A stretch of Balearica regulorum gibbericeps isolate bBalReg1 chromosome 28, bBalReg1.pri, whole genome shotgun sequence DNA encodes these proteins:
- the SEMA6C gene encoding semaphorin-6C isoform X3, with the protein MPGVPLPFVLLILVPGGAAQSFPRDLVARSTVGLAATAAYPRFAGLRGDNVTAQFGLDFQRMLRLNGTLFVAARDHIYAFDLGQDRGTLYPERHLTWETRDRENCAMRGRLQDECHNYIRVLVPRDAGTLLACGTNAFSPLCRTYQVSSLAPAGEEVSGQARCPFDAKQSVVALFIDGSLYSATVADFQASDAVIYRSLSPGRPPLRTLKYSSRWLQEPHFVQALPYGPYVYFFFREVAVELSALGKVAVARVARVCRNDHGGSPRVLERRWTSFLKVRLQCAVPGDAIFYFDVLEAVTPPRALHGRPAVLALFGTQPNSIPGSAVCAFYLADVERAFEGPFAEPRGAAGTWTPVPEDRVPRPRPGCCAGMGPAAGVVTSGDFPDETLAFAKEHPLLHGAVAPAGGRPLFTRTGTRLTQLAVDTGAGPRGNQTVLFLGAEDGRVLKVLAAARHPGATQHPGGTAAPGDSQEPGDSRDVGSETLLLEEISLYDPGRCRGPRGASRVLGLELHPPGRELYVAFAGCLVRLPLSRCARHGACRRSCLAARDPYCVWLPPGGCVPFSEDLPSGFEQDMEGSPGITGTCQDAPAAGDGDGDRDLAHGVRQAGPGTTATVPVPVLVGCVLGAFALGALAAGLLAACCRRPAGPKGPPEPPAALRPPAQPPAPRLYPPLPPQGGAGGLRDPPELPTPEGTPQPPTKTPRVAEPRRSQATHLGTLGCPEPPGPGPPPKATLEELLQRLHGAGGSGWPVTPPSTGSFANRVQPGAPFSCLPPAPRDGTPRRLDVPPDSPPPPRRPLAQRHSLGGPPARPPGLARGLTRMHSLGTPGGAPWGPRPGALERSLSTKPPVLPKPLLVPAAPGRP; encoded by the exons ggaccacATCTACGCCTTCGACCTGGGGCAGGACCGGGGGACGCTGTACCCCGAGCGG CACCTCACCTGGGAGACGCGGGACAGGGAGAACTGCGCCATGAGGGGCCGGCTGCAG GATGAGTGCCACAACTACATCAGGGTGCTGGTGCCCCGCGACGCCGGCACCCTCCTGGCCTGCGGCACCAACGCCTTCAGCCCCCTCTGCCGCACCTACCAG gtgaGCAGCCTGGCACCGGCGGGCGAGGAGGTGAGCGGCCAGGCCCGGTGCCCCTTCGATGCCAAGCAGAGCGTCGTCGCCCTCTTCATCG aCGGCAGCCTGTACTCGGCCACGGTGGCCGATTTCCAGGCGAGCGACGCGGTGATCTACCGCAGCCTCAGCCCCGGCCGGCCCCCCCTGCGCACCCTCAAGTACAGCTCCCGCTGGCTGCAGG agccccaCTTCGTCCAGGCGCTGCCCTACGGCCCCTACGTCTACTTCTTCTTCCGGGAGGTCGCCGTGGAGCTCAGCGCCCTGGGCAAG GTGGCGGTGGCGCGGGTGGCGCGGGTGTGCCGCAACGACCATGGCGGCTCCCCGCGGGTGCTGGAGCGGCGCTGGACGTCCTTCCTGAAGGTGCGGCTGCAGTGCGCCGTCCCCGGGGATGCCATCTTCTACTTCGATGTCCTGGAGGCAGTGACACCCCCCCGGGCCCTGCACGGGCGCCCCGCCGTCCTCGCCCTCTTCGGCACCCAGCCCAACAG catccccggctcGGCCGTCTGCGCCTTCTACCTGGCCGACGTGGAGCGGGCGTTCGAGGGACCCTTCGCCGAGCCCCGTGGCGCCGCCGGCACCTGGACCCCGGTGCCTGAGGACAGGGTGCCCCGACCGCG GCCGGGCTGCTGCGCCGGGATGGGACCGGCCGCCGGCGTCGTCACCTCCGGGGACTTCCCCGACGAGACGTTGGCCTTCGCCAAGGAGCACCCGCTGCTGCACGGCGCCGTGGCACCCGCCGGCGGGCGGCCTCTCTTCACCCGCACCGGCACCAG GCTGACGCAGCTGGCGGTGGACACGGGCGCGGGGCCGCGGGGGAACCAGACCGTGCTCTTCCTGGGCGCCGAGGACGGGCGGGTGCTGAAGGTCCTGGCGGCCGCGCGGCACCCCGGGGCCACCCAGCACCCCGGCGGCACCGCGGCACCCGGTGACAGCCAGGAGCCCGGTGACAGCAGGGACGTCGGCTCCGAGacgctgctgctggaggagatcAGCCTCTACGACCCCGGGCG ATGCCGGGGACCGCGGGGTGCCAGCcgggtgctggggctggagctgcaccCGCCGGGCCGGGAGCTCTACGTCGCCTTCGCCGGGTGCCTGGTGCGTCTGCCCCTGAGCCGGTGTGCCCGGCACGGCGCCTGCCGCAG gagctgcctggctgcccGTGACCCCTACTGCGTCTGGCTGCCCCCCGGGGGCTGCGTCCCCTTCTCCGAGGACCTTCC GAGCGGCTTCGAGCAGGACATGGAGGGATCCCCCGGGATCACGGGGACCTGCCaag atgctccagctgcaggggaCGGTGACGGGGACAGGGACCTGGCCCATG GGGTGCGTCAGGCCGGGCCAGGGACCACAGCGacggtgccggtgccggtgctgGTGGGCTGCGTGCTGGGCGCCTTCGCCCTGGGTGCCCTGGCCGCcgggctgctggcagcctgcTGCCGCCGGCCCGCTGGCCCCAAGGGACCCCCGgagccccccgccgccctgcGGCCCCCGGCCCAGCCGCCTGCACCCCGCCTCTaccccccgctgccgccccagggaggggccggggggctgcgggaccCCCCCGAGCTGCCCACCCCCGAGGGCACCCCGCAGCCACCCACCAAGACGCCCCGGGTGGCAGAGCCCCGGCGCAGCCAGGCCACCCATCTCGGCACTCTGGGGTGCCCGGAGCCCCCCGGTCCAGGACCCCCACCCAAGGCCACCCTGGAGGAACTGCTGCAGCGGCtgcacggggcggggggctcgGGGTGGCCGGTGACCCCCCCGAGCACCGGCTCCTTCGCCAACCGGGTGCAGCCGGGCGCCCCgttctcctgcctccccccggccccccgtGACGGGACGCCCCGGCGGCTGGACGTGCCCCCCGacagccccccgccgccccggcggCCCCTGGCACAGAGACACTCGCTGGGGGGGCCGCCCGCCAGACCCCCCGGCCTGGCCCGGGGCCTCACCCGCATGCACTCGCTGGGGACCCCGGGGGGGGCACCCTGGggcccccgccccggcgccCTGGAGCGCTCCCTCTCCACGAAGCCCCCGgtgctgcccaagcccctgctgGTGCCGGCGGCTCCGGGGCGGCCCTGA
- the SEMA6C gene encoding semaphorin-6C isoform X1, which yields MPGVPLPFVLLILVPGGAAQSFPRDLVARSTVGLAATAAYPRFAGLRGDNVTAQFGLDFQRMLRLNGTLFVAARDHIYAFDLGQDRGTLYPERHLTWETRDRENCAMRGRLQDECHNYIRVLVPRDAGTLLACGTNAFSPLCRTYQVSSLAPAGEEVSGQARCPFDAKQSVVALFIDGSLYSATVADFQASDAVIYRSLSPGRPPLRTLKYSSRWLQEPHFVQALPYGPYVYFFFREVAVELSALGKVAVARVARVCRNDHGGSPRVLERRWTSFLKVRLQCAVPGDAIFYFDVLEAVTPPRALHGRPAVLALFGTQPNSIPGSAVCAFYLADVERAFEGPFAEPRGAAGTWTPVPEDRVPRPRPGCCAGMGPAAGVVTSGDFPDETLAFAKEHPLLHGAVAPAGGRPLFTRTGTRLTQLAVDTGAGPRGNQTVLFLGAEDGRVLKVLAAARHPGATQHPGGTAAPGDSQEPGDSRDVGSETLLLEEISLYDPGRCRGPRGASRVLGLELHPPGRELYVAFAGCLVRLPLSRCARHGACRRSCLAARDPYCVWLPPGGCVPFSEDLPSGFEQDMEGSPGITGTCQGVRQAGPGTTATVPVPVLVGCVLGAFALGALAAGLLAACCRRPAGPKGPPEPPAALRPPAQPPAPRLYPPLPPQGGAGGLRDPPELPTPEGTPQPPTKTPRVAEPRRSQATHLGTLGCPEPPGPGPPPKATLEELLQRLHGAGGSGWPVTPPSTGSFANRVQPGAPFSCLPPAPRDGTPRRLDVPPDSPPPPRRPLAQRHSLGGPPARPPGLARGLTRMHSLGTPGGAPWGPRPGALERSLSTKPPVLPKPLLVPAAPGRP from the exons ggaccacATCTACGCCTTCGACCTGGGGCAGGACCGGGGGACGCTGTACCCCGAGCGG CACCTCACCTGGGAGACGCGGGACAGGGAGAACTGCGCCATGAGGGGCCGGCTGCAG GATGAGTGCCACAACTACATCAGGGTGCTGGTGCCCCGCGACGCCGGCACCCTCCTGGCCTGCGGCACCAACGCCTTCAGCCCCCTCTGCCGCACCTACCAG gtgaGCAGCCTGGCACCGGCGGGCGAGGAGGTGAGCGGCCAGGCCCGGTGCCCCTTCGATGCCAAGCAGAGCGTCGTCGCCCTCTTCATCG aCGGCAGCCTGTACTCGGCCACGGTGGCCGATTTCCAGGCGAGCGACGCGGTGATCTACCGCAGCCTCAGCCCCGGCCGGCCCCCCCTGCGCACCCTCAAGTACAGCTCCCGCTGGCTGCAGG agccccaCTTCGTCCAGGCGCTGCCCTACGGCCCCTACGTCTACTTCTTCTTCCGGGAGGTCGCCGTGGAGCTCAGCGCCCTGGGCAAG GTGGCGGTGGCGCGGGTGGCGCGGGTGTGCCGCAACGACCATGGCGGCTCCCCGCGGGTGCTGGAGCGGCGCTGGACGTCCTTCCTGAAGGTGCGGCTGCAGTGCGCCGTCCCCGGGGATGCCATCTTCTACTTCGATGTCCTGGAGGCAGTGACACCCCCCCGGGCCCTGCACGGGCGCCCCGCCGTCCTCGCCCTCTTCGGCACCCAGCCCAACAG catccccggctcGGCCGTCTGCGCCTTCTACCTGGCCGACGTGGAGCGGGCGTTCGAGGGACCCTTCGCCGAGCCCCGTGGCGCCGCCGGCACCTGGACCCCGGTGCCTGAGGACAGGGTGCCCCGACCGCG GCCGGGCTGCTGCGCCGGGATGGGACCGGCCGCCGGCGTCGTCACCTCCGGGGACTTCCCCGACGAGACGTTGGCCTTCGCCAAGGAGCACCCGCTGCTGCACGGCGCCGTGGCACCCGCCGGCGGGCGGCCTCTCTTCACCCGCACCGGCACCAG GCTGACGCAGCTGGCGGTGGACACGGGCGCGGGGCCGCGGGGGAACCAGACCGTGCTCTTCCTGGGCGCCGAGGACGGGCGGGTGCTGAAGGTCCTGGCGGCCGCGCGGCACCCCGGGGCCACCCAGCACCCCGGCGGCACCGCGGCACCCGGTGACAGCCAGGAGCCCGGTGACAGCAGGGACGTCGGCTCCGAGacgctgctgctggaggagatcAGCCTCTACGACCCCGGGCG ATGCCGGGGACCGCGGGGTGCCAGCcgggtgctggggctggagctgcaccCGCCGGGCCGGGAGCTCTACGTCGCCTTCGCCGGGTGCCTGGTGCGTCTGCCCCTGAGCCGGTGTGCCCGGCACGGCGCCTGCCGCAG gagctgcctggctgcccGTGACCCCTACTGCGTCTGGCTGCCCCCCGGGGGCTGCGTCCCCTTCTCCGAGGACCTTCC GAGCGGCTTCGAGCAGGACATGGAGGGATCCCCCGGGATCACGGGGACCTGCCaag GGGTGCGTCAGGCCGGGCCAGGGACCACAGCGacggtgccggtgccggtgctgGTGGGCTGCGTGCTGGGCGCCTTCGCCCTGGGTGCCCTGGCCGCcgggctgctggcagcctgcTGCCGCCGGCCCGCTGGCCCCAAGGGACCCCCGgagccccccgccgccctgcGGCCCCCGGCCCAGCCGCCTGCACCCCGCCTCTaccccccgctgccgccccagggaggggccggggggctgcgggaccCCCCCGAGCTGCCCACCCCCGAGGGCACCCCGCAGCCACCCACCAAGACGCCCCGGGTGGCAGAGCCCCGGCGCAGCCAGGCCACCCATCTCGGCACTCTGGGGTGCCCGGAGCCCCCCGGTCCAGGACCCCCACCCAAGGCCACCCTGGAGGAACTGCTGCAGCGGCtgcacggggcggggggctcgGGGTGGCCGGTGACCCCCCCGAGCACCGGCTCCTTCGCCAACCGGGTGCAGCCGGGCGCCCCgttctcctgcctccccccggccccccgtGACGGGACGCCCCGGCGGCTGGACGTGCCCCCCGacagccccccgccgccccggcggCCCCTGGCACAGAGACACTCGCTGGGGGGGCCGCCCGCCAGACCCCCCGGCCTGGCCCGGGGCCTCACCCGCATGCACTCGCTGGGGACCCCGGGGGGGGCACCCTGGggcccccgccccggcgccCTGGAGCGCTCCCTCTCCACGAAGCCCCCGgtgctgcccaagcccctgctgGTGCCGGCGGCTCCGGGGCGGCCCTGA
- the GABPB2 gene encoding GA-binding protein subunit beta-2 isoform X3, translating into MSLVDLGKRLLEAARKGEDDEVRKLMARGAPFTTDWLGTSPLHLAAQYGHYSTAEVLLRAGVSRDARTKVDRTPLHMAAADGHTHIVELLIRNGADVNAKDMLKMTALHWATEHNHRDVVELLIKYGADVHAFSKFDKSAFDIALDKNNPETLVMLQEAMQNQVNTHPERTDPITNTVTLTPPFILTPGEVLNLTNLISSANTKTTSGKTEEIAEANSVNSTLQQVVGSGGQHVIAIVADGVPLGSLQTAIPTSGLSQPFILTMQDGQQVLTLPAGQVAEETVIEDRDDAEEQEKPLAKKQKVEQDVDDSKEDKDSVEREVLQQQLQEANRKAQEYRSQLMKKEQEAEEYRLKLAAMVRQQPNGVEVTVLEEVVEADPLVVTSEDIKESVLAMLETDQPTDIAVETVTS; encoded by the exons ATGTCCTTAGTGGACCTTGGGAAGAGGTTGCTAGAAGCAGCTCGCAAGGGCGAAGATGACGAAGTGCGAAAGCTGATGGCAAGGGGTGCTCCCTTCACCACTGACTGG CTCGGGACATCGCCGCTTCACCTCGCTGCCCAGTACGGCCACTATTCGACAGCAGAAGTGCTGCTTCGAGCTGGTGTTAGCAGAGATGCTCGAACAAAAGTGGACCGGACGCCACTACACATGGCTGCAGCCGatggacacacacacattgTAGAACTGCTAATTAGG AACGGAGCCGATGTAAATGCCAAGGACATGCTGAAAATGACGGCTTTGCACTGGGCGACAGAGCACAACCACCGAGACGTCGTAGAGCTGCTCATCAAATACGGAGCTGATGTCCATGCTTTCAGCAAGTTTGATAAATCGGCTTTTGATATTGCTTTGGACAAGAACAATCCAGAGACATTGGTAATGTTACAG GAAGCAATGCAGAACCAAGTAAACACTCATCCAGAGAGAACAGATCCCATCACCAACACTGTGACTCTCACCCCACCATTTATTCTTACGCCAGGGGAAGTTCTCAATCTCACTAATCTCATCTCTTCAGCAAACACCAAAACAACCTCAG GTAAGACGGAGGAAATAGCGGAAGCAAATTCTGTCAATTCTACCCTACAACAAGTGGTTGGCAGCGGAGGGCAGCACGTCATCGCCATTGTAGCAGACGGGGttcccctgggcagcctgcaaACAGCCATCCCCACCAGTGGCCTCAGCCAGCCCTTCATCCTAACCATGCAAGACGGACAGCAAG ttttaactcTACCTGCTGGTCAGGTTGCAGAAGAGACTGTTATTGAAGACAGAGATGACgcagaagagcaggaaaagccGCTggccaaaaagcaaaaagtggAACAAGATGTAGATGACTCGAAGGAAGACAAG GACAGCGTTGAAAGGGAAGTGCTACAGCAGCAGTTGCAAGAGGCGAACCGGAAGGCTCAGGAATATCGCAGCCAGCTcatgaagaaagagcaagaggCGGAGGAGTACCGGCTGAAGCTGGCAGCCATGGTGAGGCAGCAGCCCAATGGAGTGGAGGTGACGGTGCTCGAAGAGGTCGTCGAGGCAGACCCGCTCGTGGTAACCTCGGAGGACATCAAGGAATCCGTGCTGGCCATGTTGGAGACGGATCAGCCAACTGATATCGCTGTGGAAACTGTAACCTCCTAG
- the GABPB2 gene encoding GA-binding protein subunit beta-2 isoform X2 produces MSLVDLGKRLLEAARKGEDDEVRKLMARGAPFTTDWLGTSPLHLAAQYGHYSTAEVLLRAGVSRDARTKVDRTPLHMAAADGHTHIVELLIRNGADVNAKDMLKMTALHWATEHNHRDVVELLIKYGADVHAFSKFDKSAFDIALDKNNPETLVMLQEAMQNQVNTHPERTDPITNTVTLTPPFILTPGEVLNLTNLISSANTKTTSGKTEEIAEANSVNSTLQQVVGSGGQHVIAIVADGVPLGSLQTAIPTSGLSQPFILTMQDGQQVLTLPAGQVAEETVIEDRDDAEEQEKPLAKKQKVEQDVDDSKEDKDSVEREVLQQQLQEANRKAQEYRSQLMKKEQEAEEYRLKLAAMVRQQPNGVEVTVLEEVVEADPLVVTSEDIKESVLAMLETDQPTDIAVETVTS; encoded by the exons ATGTCCTTAGTGGACCTTGGGAAGAGGTTGCTAGAAGCAGCTCGCAAGGGCGAAGATGACGAAGTGCGAAAGCTGATGGCAAGGGGTGCTCCCTTCACCACTGACTGG CTCGGGACATCGCCGCTTCACCTCGCTGCCCAGTACGGCCACTATTCGACAGCAGAAGTGCTGCTTCGAGCTGGTGTTAGCAGAGATGCTCGAACAAAAGTGGACCGGACGCCACTACACATGGCTGCAGCCGatggacacacacacattgTAGAACTGCTAATTAGG AACGGAGCCGATGTAAATGCCAAGGACATGCTGAAAATGACGGCTTTGCACTGGGCGACAGAGCACAACCACCGAGACGTCGTAGAGCTGCTCATCAAATACGGAGCTGATGTCCATGCTTTCAGCAAGTTTGATAAATCGGCTTTTGATATTGCTTTGGACAAGAACAATCCAGAGACATTGGTAATGTTACAG GAAGCAATGCAGAACCAAGTAAACACTCATCCAGAGAGAACAGATCCCATCACCAACACTGTGACTCTCACCCCACCATTTATTCTTACGCCAGGGGAAGTTCTCAATCTCACTAATCTCATCTCTTCAGCAAACACCAAAACAACCTCAGGTAAG ACGGAGGAAATAGCGGAAGCAAATTCTGTCAATTCTACCCTACAACAAGTGGTTGGCAGCGGAGGGCAGCACGTCATCGCCATTGTAGCAGACGGGGttcccctgggcagcctgcaaACAGCCATCCCCACCAGTGGCCTCAGCCAGCCCTTCATCCTAACCATGCAAGACGGACAGCAAG ttttaactcTACCTGCTGGTCAGGTTGCAGAAGAGACTGTTATTGAAGACAGAGATGACgcagaagagcaggaaaagccGCTggccaaaaagcaaaaagtggAACAAGATGTAGATGACTCGAAGGAAGACAAG GACAGCGTTGAAAGGGAAGTGCTACAGCAGCAGTTGCAAGAGGCGAACCGGAAGGCTCAGGAATATCGCAGCCAGCTcatgaagaaagagcaagaggCGGAGGAGTACCGGCTGAAGCTGGCAGCCATGGTGAGGCAGCAGCCCAATGGAGTGGAGGTGACGGTGCTCGAAGAGGTCGTCGAGGCAGACCCGCTCGTGGTAACCTCGGAGGACATCAAGGAATCCGTGCTGGCCATGTTGGAGACGGATCAGCCAACTGATATCGCTGTGGAAACTGTAACCTCCTAG
- the SEMA6C gene encoding semaphorin-6C isoform X2 — translation MPGVPLPFVLLILVPGGAAQSFPRDLVARSTVGLAATAAYPRFAGLRGDNVTAQFGLDFQRMLRLNGTLFVAARDHIYAFDLGQDRGTLYPERHLTWETRDRENCAMRGRLQDECHNYIRVLVPRDAGTLLACGTNAFSPLCRTYQVSSLAPAGEEVSGQARCPFDAKQSVVALFIDGSLYSATVADFQASDAVIYRSLSPGRPPLRTLKYSSRWLQEPHFVQALPYGPYVYFFFREVAVELSALGKVRLQCAVPGDAIFYFDVLEAVTPPRALHGRPAVLALFGTQPNSIPGSAVCAFYLADVERAFEGPFAEPRGAAGTWTPVPEDRVPRPRPGCCAGMGPAAGVVTSGDFPDETLAFAKEHPLLHGAVAPAGGRPLFTRTGTRLTQLAVDTGAGPRGNQTVLFLGAEDGRVLKVLAAARHPGATQHPGGTAAPGDSQEPGDSRDVGSETLLLEEISLYDPGRCRGPRGASRVLGLELHPPGRELYVAFAGCLVRLPLSRCARHGACRRSCLAARDPYCVWLPPGGCVPFSEDLPSGFEQDMEGSPGITGTCQDAPAAGDGDGDRDLAHGVRQAGPGTTATVPVPVLVGCVLGAFALGALAAGLLAACCRRPAGPKGPPEPPAALRPPAQPPAPRLYPPLPPQGGAGGLRDPPELPTPEGTPQPPTKTPRVAEPRRSQATHLGTLGCPEPPGPGPPPKATLEELLQRLHGAGGSGWPVTPPSTGSFANRVQPGAPFSCLPPAPRDGTPRRLDVPPDSPPPPRRPLAQRHSLGGPPARPPGLARGLTRMHSLGTPGGAPWGPRPGALERSLSTKPPVLPKPLLVPAAPGRP, via the exons ggaccacATCTACGCCTTCGACCTGGGGCAGGACCGGGGGACGCTGTACCCCGAGCGG CACCTCACCTGGGAGACGCGGGACAGGGAGAACTGCGCCATGAGGGGCCGGCTGCAG GATGAGTGCCACAACTACATCAGGGTGCTGGTGCCCCGCGACGCCGGCACCCTCCTGGCCTGCGGCACCAACGCCTTCAGCCCCCTCTGCCGCACCTACCAG gtgaGCAGCCTGGCACCGGCGGGCGAGGAGGTGAGCGGCCAGGCCCGGTGCCCCTTCGATGCCAAGCAGAGCGTCGTCGCCCTCTTCATCG aCGGCAGCCTGTACTCGGCCACGGTGGCCGATTTCCAGGCGAGCGACGCGGTGATCTACCGCAGCCTCAGCCCCGGCCGGCCCCCCCTGCGCACCCTCAAGTACAGCTCCCGCTGGCTGCAGG agccccaCTTCGTCCAGGCGCTGCCCTACGGCCCCTACGTCTACTTCTTCTTCCGGGAGGTCGCCGTGGAGCTCAGCGCCCTGGGCAAG GTGCGGCTGCAGTGCGCCGTCCCCGGGGATGCCATCTTCTACTTCGATGTCCTGGAGGCAGTGACACCCCCCCGGGCCCTGCACGGGCGCCCCGCCGTCCTCGCCCTCTTCGGCACCCAGCCCAACAG catccccggctcGGCCGTCTGCGCCTTCTACCTGGCCGACGTGGAGCGGGCGTTCGAGGGACCCTTCGCCGAGCCCCGTGGCGCCGCCGGCACCTGGACCCCGGTGCCTGAGGACAGGGTGCCCCGACCGCG GCCGGGCTGCTGCGCCGGGATGGGACCGGCCGCCGGCGTCGTCACCTCCGGGGACTTCCCCGACGAGACGTTGGCCTTCGCCAAGGAGCACCCGCTGCTGCACGGCGCCGTGGCACCCGCCGGCGGGCGGCCTCTCTTCACCCGCACCGGCACCAG GCTGACGCAGCTGGCGGTGGACACGGGCGCGGGGCCGCGGGGGAACCAGACCGTGCTCTTCCTGGGCGCCGAGGACGGGCGGGTGCTGAAGGTCCTGGCGGCCGCGCGGCACCCCGGGGCCACCCAGCACCCCGGCGGCACCGCGGCACCCGGTGACAGCCAGGAGCCCGGTGACAGCAGGGACGTCGGCTCCGAGacgctgctgctggaggagatcAGCCTCTACGACCCCGGGCG ATGCCGGGGACCGCGGGGTGCCAGCcgggtgctggggctggagctgcaccCGCCGGGCCGGGAGCTCTACGTCGCCTTCGCCGGGTGCCTGGTGCGTCTGCCCCTGAGCCGGTGTGCCCGGCACGGCGCCTGCCGCAG gagctgcctggctgcccGTGACCCCTACTGCGTCTGGCTGCCCCCCGGGGGCTGCGTCCCCTTCTCCGAGGACCTTCC GAGCGGCTTCGAGCAGGACATGGAGGGATCCCCCGGGATCACGGGGACCTGCCaag atgctccagctgcaggggaCGGTGACGGGGACAGGGACCTGGCCCATG GGGTGCGTCAGGCCGGGCCAGGGACCACAGCGacggtgccggtgccggtgctgGTGGGCTGCGTGCTGGGCGCCTTCGCCCTGGGTGCCCTGGCCGCcgggctgctggcagcctgcTGCCGCCGGCCCGCTGGCCCCAAGGGACCCCCGgagccccccgccgccctgcGGCCCCCGGCCCAGCCGCCTGCACCCCGCCTCTaccccccgctgccgccccagggaggggccggggggctgcgggaccCCCCCGAGCTGCCCACCCCCGAGGGCACCCCGCAGCCACCCACCAAGACGCCCCGGGTGGCAGAGCCCCGGCGCAGCCAGGCCACCCATCTCGGCACTCTGGGGTGCCCGGAGCCCCCCGGTCCAGGACCCCCACCCAAGGCCACCCTGGAGGAACTGCTGCAGCGGCtgcacggggcggggggctcgGGGTGGCCGGTGACCCCCCCGAGCACCGGCTCCTTCGCCAACCGGGTGCAGCCGGGCGCCCCgttctcctgcctccccccggccccccgtGACGGGACGCCCCGGCGGCTGGACGTGCCCCCCGacagccccccgccgccccggcggCCCCTGGCACAGAGACACTCGCTGGGGGGGCCGCCCGCCAGACCCCCCGGCCTGGCCCGGGGCCTCACCCGCATGCACTCGCTGGGGACCCCGGGGGGGGCACCCTGGggcccccgccccggcgccCTGGAGCGCTCCCTCTCCACGAAGCCCCCGgtgctgcccaagcccctgctgGTGCCGGCGGCTCCGGGGCGGCCCTGA
- the GABPB2 gene encoding GA-binding protein subunit beta-2 isoform X1, which translates to MSLVDLGKRLLEAARKGEDDEVRKLMARGAPFTTDWLGTSPLHLAAQYGHYSTAEVLLRAGVSRDARTKVDRTPLHMAAADGHTHIVELLIRNGADVNAKDMLKMTALHWATEHNHRDVVELLIKYGADVHAFSKFDKSAFDIALDKNNPETLVMLQEAMQNQVNTHPERTDPITNTVTLTPPFILTPGEVLNLTNLISSANTKTTSGDSHVSMVQFSNSMTSVLATLAALAEASAPLSNSNRDTGKTEEIAEANSVNSTLQQVVGSGGQHVIAIVADGVPLGSLQTAIPTSGLSQPFILTMQDGQQVLTLPAGQVAEETVIEDRDDAEEQEKPLAKKQKVEQDVDDSKEDKDSVEREVLQQQLQEANRKAQEYRSQLMKKEQEAEEYRLKLAAMVRQQPNGVEVTVLEEVVEADPLVVTSEDIKESVLAMLETDQPTDIAVETVTS; encoded by the exons ATGTCCTTAGTGGACCTTGGGAAGAGGTTGCTAGAAGCAGCTCGCAAGGGCGAAGATGACGAAGTGCGAAAGCTGATGGCAAGGGGTGCTCCCTTCACCACTGACTGG CTCGGGACATCGCCGCTTCACCTCGCTGCCCAGTACGGCCACTATTCGACAGCAGAAGTGCTGCTTCGAGCTGGTGTTAGCAGAGATGCTCGAACAAAAGTGGACCGGACGCCACTACACATGGCTGCAGCCGatggacacacacacattgTAGAACTGCTAATTAGG AACGGAGCCGATGTAAATGCCAAGGACATGCTGAAAATGACGGCTTTGCACTGGGCGACAGAGCACAACCACCGAGACGTCGTAGAGCTGCTCATCAAATACGGAGCTGATGTCCATGCTTTCAGCAAGTTTGATAAATCGGCTTTTGATATTGCTTTGGACAAGAACAATCCAGAGACATTGGTAATGTTACAG GAAGCAATGCAGAACCAAGTAAACACTCATCCAGAGAGAACAGATCCCATCACCAACACTGTGACTCTCACCCCACCATTTATTCTTACGCCAGGGGAAGTTCTCAATCTCACTAATCTCATCTCTTCAGCAAACACCAAAACAACCTCAG GTGACTCGCATGTCTCTATGGTGCAGTTTTCCAATTCAATGACCTCCGTGCTTGCCACGCTTGCGGCCCTCGCCGAAGCATCGGCACCACTTTCCAACTCCAACAGAGACACAG GTAAGACGGAGGAAATAGCGGAAGCAAATTCTGTCAATTCTACCCTACAACAAGTGGTTGGCAGCGGAGGGCAGCACGTCATCGCCATTGTAGCAGACGGGGttcccctgggcagcctgcaaACAGCCATCCCCACCAGTGGCCTCAGCCAGCCCTTCATCCTAACCATGCAAGACGGACAGCAAG ttttaactcTACCTGCTGGTCAGGTTGCAGAAGAGACTGTTATTGAAGACAGAGATGACgcagaagagcaggaaaagccGCTggccaaaaagcaaaaagtggAACAAGATGTAGATGACTCGAAGGAAGACAAG GACAGCGTTGAAAGGGAAGTGCTACAGCAGCAGTTGCAAGAGGCGAACCGGAAGGCTCAGGAATATCGCAGCCAGCTcatgaagaaagagcaagaggCGGAGGAGTACCGGCTGAAGCTGGCAGCCATGGTGAGGCAGCAGCCCAATGGAGTGGAGGTGACGGTGCTCGAAGAGGTCGTCGAGGCAGACCCGCTCGTGGTAACCTCGGAGGACATCAAGGAATCCGTGCTGGCCATGTTGGAGACGGATCAGCCAACTGATATCGCTGTGGAAACTGTAACCTCCTAG